The following proteins are co-located in the Echinicola sp. 20G genome:
- a CDS encoding thioesterase family protein has protein sequence MFEYNPDKHYPKETESRAVIRFQDCDPLQHLNNAKYFDYYFNAREDQVPKLYGVEMYDLIKKYQAAWVVYNHNISYVRPAMVGEWVRIKSRILWHNENTVVIEYYMTDDSHKELKNVLWSTLKYVGLKDGKVKDHAGEINDFLKATSDDFDISKHSITERVKQLKAKLKEE, from the coding sequence ATGTTCGAGTATAACCCCGATAAGCACTATCCCAAAGAGACTGAAAGTAGAGCGGTGATCAGGTTCCAGGATTGTGATCCCCTTCAGCACCTAAACAATGCCAAGTATTTTGATTATTATTTCAATGCCCGTGAGGATCAAGTTCCTAAGCTTTATGGGGTAGAGATGTACGATTTGATCAAGAAATACCAAGCGGCGTGGGTGGTTTATAACCATAACATCTCTTATGTCAGGCCAGCGATGGTGGGCGAATGGGTGAGGATTAAAAGTCGTATTCTTTGGCATAATGAGAATACAGTGGTGATTGAGTATTATATGACGGATGACTCCCACAAAGAGCTTAAAAATGTCCTTTGGAGTACCCTTAAGTATGTGGGGCTAAAAGATGGAAAAGTGAAAGACCATGCAGGTGAAATCAATGATTTTTTGAAAGCTACCTCCGATGACTTTGACATCAGCAAGCATTCTATTACAGAACGGGTCAAGCAGTTAAAGGCGAAGCTAAAAGAAGAATAG